DNA from Eucalyptus grandis isolate ANBG69807.140 chromosome 5, ASM1654582v1, whole genome shotgun sequence:
attatatataatacatctaaaatattatatacatatatctaATATGTTATTTATATCGTTTTTGCATATGATATTACAAGTATTATTGATAGATAATTACAAGAACTTCctatcttgtcccatatctctaTGAGCGGTCTTAATCATCTTTATGATTTCTTGCTTTTAGCATATGTGAAATTTCTATTGTTGtcttatcttaaatttattgaatatGTATTGATATTTATAATTTGGTTGCACAACACCGCTTTATCGatgaatgtgtaatttgaaATGGTAGGATTGTCGTTttaagaagtataaaaaatgaaataaaaaaattatcaattggtctCGGGTTGATATTGCAATCGAATTGAACTCATTAGGCCGGTCTAGTCCATGATCttaggctcaatagggtcggttcTTAGTTGCAAAAATTAAGGACCAACACCGTGTGAGTTGGttctagggttagggggtgaaCCAGCCCAACTCCGATTAAACTTACCCAACTGGCGAGGGCCCTCTTGCTTAGGCTGTGAGGGTCATGCCCTCATCGACCCCTTGCTTGTGGTTGGTCTAGCCACAATcttaagaaaaaagaataggacgaaaagggaagaaataggaaacgaaaattttaaaaataataataataaattgaaaaattatttaaaatgtcaatGTTAGTATCGGTCGTGTCATATAGGAAGGTTAATATTTATATCAGTAATTTCCGACCTAAATTAGCCGTATGGACTAATTTGGTACCAatacaaaaatgtttaggactaaaatgatatgattaaaaagtttatgactgaattgatattaatataataggTTCATGAcatttttgatacttttctctTGATATATAATCCGATTAAGAAAATTGCACATAATGCTATGATATACTTTATGGAAAGATTACATTCAACAAATTTTGACAATTCGGagataataaaacaaaagaaaaagtttagagattatatCAAATAACAAGGTAGCCGATGCTTTCAGCTGCAAAAACACCTTGTTTTCCACACTATCTTATGAAGTTACCGGCTTTTAAGTACTATGTGAGCATTATGGTTCGGATTCCTGCTTATAAAATGTGACAAAGGAACTCCTAGATACTCCAAACAGCCTTTATACACTCTTCAATGGTTATCTTTTTCGGGGGTTGTAATAAATCTTAACTTCCGTTGAGATGAGAACAGCTTTCGCTCTCTTGCTTTCCAACGTCCCTCTCCCACAAGCAGAGGCTCTCACTCCACTTGGAACTTGAATGATGGAGACAAACAATCTTATCATCTAAGCAATTCCTCATGATTCACTTAAGCTGCGCATGACAAAGTTTtcgaaacagaaattgatttcggccagaaatcaatttcttaatttatatttttttttttttttttttttggttaagcttaatttctatttttcagacaagtttctgagcaaaaaaaaCCCGTTCgataatgactcaaaatttctatttttgaaacagaaatccgtttgataacagaacaaaatttctatttctaggaatagaaattgattagataacaacataggagatccccaaatacaaaataatagtcgaaatactactaaaacaacatagaaaatcctcaaatacaaaataatagtcgaaataatactaatacattacaaaagttgaaaatacaatttcatggaatttccggcatattattatccattgccattttattagcaattgttttcctaagcgtatttatttggtttacttcctcggtcaatgtattgtttgcaagctcatcctgcgTAGAGTTCGAATAATGACTaaaagcatgaatatgggtgccatcaatggcgcctatacagccttgtcattttatcaaaaactagtattatacaagattatcaacaaaataaaattaattgtgtaaaggaatatatgagaattctaccttaaagtaacgttTATAGTTAGGAACTAATCGAGGGAAGgttggtttattttgattctcgaattgaatcaatctagttgctcatccctaatttctttattgttgctcaatgaacctttaatggcctttgcatagcaaagagagagattctcttgaatctcttgccttcaaattaaaatttaagattgtgtaataatctaattattttgattttgcaagaattttgaatttgtaaaaaaataaggttaaatttctaggcacgttttttattcatctattacgtaagaactttttcttcaactggccatgcgcgtgccttttctaggaggaaagagcccaattgtttttaagtaagcatttaagaactttggtcgttttttaaaattgggatccattcgattgcctttcatcctaaaggaagttatcaaaagaaattgaaaaaaatgcaaaaaaaaaaaaaaaaaaaaacactagcaaaataagaaaaagaaaattagcaataatttgtgaagttgtggttatgagtaaattaagttagcaagaaagcgcaatgttcttttatatggtttgatttcaggtttctaatttctatttcgaaacgaaaagttaaaatttcaacttacgatttcttcaatttctctatttccgaaatagaaatctgttttagaaataaagaaatcaaattgcgttattAAACGGTTTTGCTCCAAACATATTCTCGGAACGAGAGAAATAAAATCGAGAAATGAAATTTTGCCATGTGCTCCCTTAATCATGGCTCAACAAATGATAGATCTATCCATTTGATCAGATAAGTTTGAAATTTGTTTGccaattaaaaaaggaaaaaggctaATATCATCCCAATTtagtaaaatcataattaagaaTTCAACTGCGCTATTCTAATTGAGAACCGGTCAATATTTCTACTTATGGTAAAACTTAAGAGCGAGTATCAAATACAAAATGTATTTGCCAAACACATAATTTACAAGATCATGCTTCGAATTCAAACCTCAACAATAGTTCAcctttttcctttctgaaaaaagaagaaaaaagaagcttcGGAATGAGTTCAAACAGTGTAATCTCGATTCGTTACCGATTGAATTGGAGACACAGATGCTCCCTCATGTTGGAGTCGGTTTAATCATCATGAAGATGAATCCTCCTCTTGCCCAATCCCCCCAAAGCTCGATGACAACTCGTATGAGAAGTTCAATCTCTTCAACTCTCGGTCGGGCTTGGAACAAGGTCTATAATCGGATAATAGGATCCGCTCTAGGCCCTTCCTTGGTACCGAAACATCGGGCCAAGGACAAAAGTCATATAGACGGCCTGCCTGGTCCGTGGAGGTGTCAACGATTAGATTCGTTTTCAGTTTTCCAGTTTGGTTATACTTATGACGCTCTATCCCGCCCGTCCAGTGATGGCTCCTACTACCATCAACGTAAGGATCAGGTTGGAGTTGGGGGCATGAAggtaaatttgaaattcaatgACGTTGTAGgataagataaatttttttttttttttgacgagaGGATAAGATAAATTTAAGCGCCGGTTCCGTGCCATAGTTTGGTCCCGCGTGCTCTGCTTGCGTCGATCAGCTAATCTCCTTCTTGTTATTTCTCTACGCCGGCATCGGGCTTAATTACGATTCCAGCTCAAGCGTCATTCATGGTAGCTCCCAGCTGCTAGAACAAGGTGAGTTTTTGACGAATTTCTCGTGCCCTGCATGCATGTAGCGTTCTTGGGTCTTTTGGTAGATTATCTGACGTGTGATTGGCAATTCGCAACGCCCCTTGCAATTCTTCGTGCGAAGCTGTTGATGGGTCTTTGCCATTCTTGTTAGCTCAGATTGATTTGATATCGAATGTCCGACGCGGTTGATGGAGAGAAATGTTGAAGATGGGATTCGCAACTCCGTGATCAAGCAGGTCTCTGCCGTGTTCTGCTTGGGTGTTGTTCTGTTTCTCGGTCCCTGACAGTGAGCGAGCCATTTTGATTGATGCGTGTTGAAAGTGCAGAGGGTGAATCCCAAGAGGCTGAGGGATGAGGTTCGTATCGGTTGCGGAGCTGGGTTCGGAGGCGACAGGCCGTTCGCGGCACTCAAGCTGCTGCAGAGGGTGGAAGGGCTGAATTACCTCGTACTCGAATGCTTAGCGGAAAGGACTCTCGCCGACCGGTACCAAGAAATGATGTCCGGCGGTGATGGCTTCGATTCTCGAAGTATGTCGTGATTTGCATTTTGGACGTGCGGTTTCTAGTTTGTAGTGCTGTTCTGACTGTACATACGATGATGCCTTGGGTATGAACTGGGGCATACCATTTGTTATCGGTGTCAatgatttgagattttgaaaTGATATGCAGTTTCGGAATGGATGGCTTTGCTGTTGCCTTTGgctgtggaaagaggaatttgCATTATCACCAATATGGGTGCAGGTGAGGGGCTTAGTGCGCATGGATTGGTTTTAAATTGATGAAAGTGGTCTAATAcgtgtgttttgtttctttctcaaaagttgATCCAATTGGTGCACAAGCAAAAGTGTTAGAAGTGGCCAGCGGGCTAGGCCTTCAACTGACGGTTGCCGTGGCTCGTGAGGTTTCATTCACAGAAGCAAGTAATCAAGGTCAGTAGGGATCATCTGgttttaattttctatatgcAGTCTTGGGTAACTCAAGCCTTAATATAATTAAGGGTCTAGTATAAAGGAACAAGTTGTGGCCTCTTGAAAGATTGTTTTTGCTTTGTCCAGGGTCTAGAATCTTACATGATAAATCAACTCCTGCGGAAGGTGTAAGCGCCTTATATTCATATTGTGCTTTTTCATGGATAACTTTTATCATACAGAATTATTTGGTGTGTTTTTATGACTCTTTGGTGTACAAGTATTTCTTAATGAGAAAATGGGGGATTAATAAATGCcaacaaaagagaaacacaaGTTGAGtgatgtaatttttttatgctttaGTCTCTTGATCAGCTGAAGGGATAATGTTGGTCAGCAGattatcttccttttcttttccttaatgAGGTTGAATTGTCTCAGCTTTCTTTCCCATTCTCTGAAAGGTATTAGCACGTATCTTGGAGCTGCCCCTATTGTTGAGTGTCTTGAAAAGTACCAACCAAATGTTGTTATTACTTCCCGAGTTGCAGATGCGGCCTTATTTTTGGGTCCTATGGTAAGAAATCATGGTATTGTTTTTCTCTTTGCGTTCGGTGAATGAGATGTCCTTTTCCCATGTTATatgtcttgcttttcttttcttttctttttttctcctgaTGTTTAGTGATGTAGTTTCTGAACTTTTTGCCCATTTTCATTGTCACGGAGGACTCACCCTACTTGCATTAACTTCTGAATGAAACAATTATCCATTGACAGCAGAAATATCTCGGGATGTCTATTATTGAATCTCTCACAACAAGAACCTTAACTGAATCCATTTACTCCTCCAGATACGACATTGGTGCTACTTTTACCACTTCTTTGGGTTAATGGAATTTCCTTCTGACATCTTAAATCGATTGATACAGCCTTGACCTGCTGATGATGGATTTGATGTTAAATTGAAGTTTGAGTTGGTTAAGGAACACTTGCTAGCTTTTCTACTTCTTTTGGATTATGAAACCATTGTTTGACGACATTGTGAGACTGATTTATTAAGATTTTGAAGGCAGAAGTGTTAGATGAGAGTGCAGCCTGATCCTCTTTATATAGTAAAAATCACGTGGGTGCTGAACCCCTTTATTTTGTCTAAGCTTTTCCTCATCcagtagttttttcttttgagaaaagaaatCTGAAAGTTCTCATCCTATAAACAGGTGTATGAATTGGGTTGGAACTGGGATGATCTAAATTTATTAGCACAAGGATCTCTGGCTGGTCACCTTTTAGAGTGTGGCTGTCAACTCACTGGAGGATACTTCATGCATCCAGGTATCAGCTGTTTAATCTTCATGTTTAGCATGCCAAAAAATGTGGACAGTCAAGCTATGAAAAGGTACAACCTACATGGCATTTTTAGGATACTGAGTGCAATTCACTATTGTCTGATGCAGGTGACAGATACCGTGACATCTCTCTTCCATGTCTTTTAGATATGTCACTCCCTTATGCCAAAGTAAGTTGTGATGGAGGAGTCCGTGTGGCGAAGGCAGATGGCAGTGGAGGAGTTTTAAACGTCAGTACTTGTGCCCAGCAACTTCTTTATGAGATTGGTGATCCAGCAGCATATGTTACCCCTGATGTGGTAGGTTCTGGGTATCATCATTGAAGATTTATAGACATTAATCATGGACCaactgaaaaatcaaaagttcacATGTTTATTCTCATTTTAATCAGGTAATAGATCTTCGAGATGTTACATTTCAGCCATTATCCAAAAATGAAATGAGGTGTCTCGGAGCAAAACCATCGGCGAGATCAGTACCTGATCAGCTCCTGCGATTGCTTCCAAAGGTTCAGTCAGCATCTTGGTAGTGAACTCACTGAAATTTAAATAGTCTTTGATGATTGTGCTTCTCCTACCATTTCAGTAGCCTTTTCCATTCAATTCTTGCCCTCTCATTCAGAAGATATGAGTTAATCAGTATCTTTATCATGTCCAATAGTGTAATAGCATGTCTTGGATAACTGTATTGGTTCTAATGTTCATGTTTGAGTAATTTACTGAACTTGAAGTCCTTGAGATGTTGGTTACTTTCCAAACTGTTGGTTCATTCATCTTTTGAAGCAATTCATCTCTGATGTTGTTTGAGTCTCTGAGACCTTCTTACTATCACTACTCCTGATGGTCTTCCAGGATGCTGGGTGGAAAGGATGGGGAGAGATATCCTATGGTGGTTTTGAATGTATCAATCGCGCCAAGGCTGCTGAAATTATGGTATGTGAGATCTAATCAGTTCCGCTTTTTTAATGAACGTAAACATGTGAGTGCTTATTTCAAGCAGCCTGTCATTATCTTTCTTTGGAAGTAAACAATTGCATAGATACTGTCATATGAAGCTATTCTTGATGTAGTGCAAGTGGCTGGCTTTACCATCCTTTCCTTAAATATCCTATTATTTCCATTTTCAGGTAAGATCGTGGTTTGAAGAAGTGATTCCTGGCCTTAATGACCGCATTGTTTCTTGTATTATTGGAGTGGATAGCCTGAAGGCAACTAGCTTGGTCACTGGGCCTTCTGCTTATGAGGCGGTTACAGATATTCGGTTAAGAATGGATGGGTTATTTGAACTGAAGGAACATGCATTCCAGTTTGTGAGAGAGTTCACTGCATTATACACTAATGGACCGGCTGGGGGCGGTGGTATCTGGTAATTTCTTGTCCACCTTTATGTTGTATCAGTGCTTgatccaaaaaatatttccacGTAAGACTTTGCTCGACTTTAACCAAATGCAAACACATCAAGGCTTTTCTTTTGAGGTGATAATGTCATCAATAGAGCCACTTATCAGAAAAAGATTAACAGATGCCAAAAATTGCTGTAGTTTTGTCGTTTCTGGCTTTAGTACATCTAGAGCATACAAATGTGAAGAAAATAGCTTTGTGGTTCTGTATTTCAATGGACATGATACACGGGAATGTTGAGGGTTTGTGATGGAAGGTACAATATAAACTGCTTATACAAGCTTGAAGTTGGCTTTGCTTATATATCTGCCATAAATATTAGCATCTAGTCAATCAGGTGGGGATCACGCAAAGTTGTGCATTTCTTTTAGTGAAATCTATCTACTACTTGTGTGTTGCTGAGATGAATAAGTTTGATCATGTGGACTGGGAATTACTGTTACAAAGTTTACAAAAAATTTTGGCATCCAGTCTTAAAAAAGTTTTTGCCGCCTAGGATTTGCTAATGGTGACTACTTGTGTTGGCAAATCTTCCATCAAGACAGAAATCTTAAAAGAATCATAAAGAGATTCTTAGCACTAGGAATGTCAAGAATTCAGGTGCTGGACAATGGAAAGGTCTCAAAGAATGCTTTGTGAACTGCTTATCTTATTATTTGCATGGGTTGTTGCAAATCCAAAAGCAAGACTGTTGTTTCCGCCACTTAGTTTTTCATGCTCACTCTGTTCTGTCTGCTTCTATTACAGCACCGGACACAGGAAAGAGATTTACCTTGGGAAGGAACTGGTATGCAATTGGACTCCCCAACATCCGCATGAGCCTTTCATTGAGTCTCGATTGAAATTAGTTCTTCAAAAATTCCTTGTAAAGTGCATTTTCACCAAGTGCtaaatgacttgaaaaactGAAGAAGTACTAATCAGAAGTGGTTTGCCATTTTAGGTTGGCCGTGAACTTGTGTTTTGGAAAGTTGGAGCAAAGCAAAGCATGGCAACGGACTCAAATCATCATGTTGGTTGCCTCAAAGATACGGTGAGAAACCATGCTGTTCGCAGGCCAATTAATCCACAAATGGCAGAGGGAAATGATGATGGGGACCTCATGTCAAAATCTGATGCTTCTCCTGCCCCTGCAGGAGAGGAGATTTCGTTGTACAACATTGCACACGGTAGAGCTGG
Protein-coding regions in this window:
- the LOC104443465 gene encoding uncharacterized protein LOC104443465 isoform X1 produces the protein MERNVEDGIRNSVIKQRVNPKRLRDEVRIGCGAGFGGDRPFAALKLLQRVEGLNYLVLECLAERTLADRYQEMMSGGDGFDSRISEWMALLLPLAVERGICIITNMGAVDPIGAQAKVLEVASGLGLQLTVAVAREVSFTEASNQGSRILHDKSTPAEGISTYLGAAPIVECLEKYQPNVVITSRVADAALFLGPMVYELGWNWDDLNLLAQGSLAGHLLECGCQLTGGYFMHPGDRYRDISLPCLLDMSLPYAKVSCDGGVRVAKADGSGGVLNVSTCAQQLLYEIGDPAAYVTPDVVIDLRDVTFQPLSKNEMRCLGAKPSARSVPDQLLRLLPKDAGWKGWGEISYGGFECINRAKAAEIMVRSWFEEVIPGLNDRIVSCIIGVDSLKATSLVTGPSAYEAVTDIRLRMDGLFELKEHAFQFVREFTALYTNGPAGGGGICTGHRKEIYLGKELVGRELVFWKVGAKQSMATDSNHHVGCLKDTVRNHAVRRPINPQMAEGNDDGDLMSKSDASPAPAGEEISLYNIAHGRAGDKGNDLNFSIIPHCPTDIERLKMIITPTWVKGVVSSLLNTSSFPDSDALAKRGRWVDEHVSVEVYEVRGIHSLNVVVRNILDGGVNCSRRIDRHGKTISDLILCQRVVLPPLSSV
- the LOC104443465 gene encoding uncharacterized protein LOC104443465 isoform X2, with translation MERNVEDGIRNSVIKQRVNPKRLRDEVRIGCGAGFGGDRPFAALKLLQRVEGLNYLVLECLAERTLADRYQEMMSGGDGFDSRISEWMALLLPLAVERGICIITNMGAVDPIGAQAKVLEVASGLGLQLTVAVAREVSFTEASNQGISTYLGAAPIVECLEKYQPNVVITSRVADAALFLGPMVYELGWNWDDLNLLAQGSLAGHLLECGCQLTGGYFMHPGDRYRDISLPCLLDMSLPYAKVSCDGGVRVAKADGSGGVLNVSTCAQQLLYEIGDPAAYVTPDVVIDLRDVTFQPLSKNEMRCLGAKPSARSVPDQLLRLLPKDAGWKGWGEISYGGFECINRAKAAEIMVRSWFEEVIPGLNDRIVSCIIGVDSLKATSLVTGPSAYEAVTDIRLRMDGLFELKEHAFQFVREFTALYTNGPAGGGGICTGHRKEIYLGKELVGRELVFWKVGAKQSMATDSNHHVGCLKDTVRNHAVRRPINPQMAEGNDDGDLMSKSDASPAPAGEEISLYNIAHGRAGDKGNDLNFSIIPHCPTDIERLKMIITPTWVKGVVSSLLNTSSFPDSDALAKRGRWVDEHVSVEVYEVRGIHSLNVVVRNILDGGVNCSRRIDRHGKTISDLILCQRVVLPPLSSV